The stretch of DNA GAAGCCAGCGCCGGAAAAATGATTCCTAAATAGCTATTTCGCATTCCTAGCTGAACGGTAAGAATATACAAAGGAATCATCACTATCTGAAAAGGAATCATAATTGTTGCGACAATTGCTGTAAAAATCCAATCTCTACCCCGAAAATCTAATCTTGCTAGCGGATACGCAGCTAACGCACAGAAAAGTAAATTGAGCGTCACTGTCAACATCGCAACAAGCGTACTGTTAAACAAATATCGTCCAAAAGGATTTGTTTGCCAAACCCGAACAAAATTCTCTACCGTTGGCTGACTCGGTAGCAATTGCGGTGGAAATTGAAATATATTTTCGCTTGACGATTTGAAGGCAGTGCTAAGGAGCCAGAGTAGAGGAAACAACATGACAATTGCGATCGCCCCCAATAACCCATACATCAACACATATCTCGCCAACGTGCGTTGATTTTGATTTAGTGGTGGTTGGGCTTTGATTGTACTCATTTACTCTTTCACTGATGTATGGAAATAAAAATACCACCATTTATGCTAGGAAAGAGAAGTAGACTCTGCAAGATGTCGTTTTTTTACTACTGGCGAACCTGAAATTTTTATAAAATCTTCTGTTTATGGCTTATTTAGGATTTACTAATTCCTTCACAGATATGGGGCGGCATAGCACTTCTTTTTGAAATTTTGAAAATTTTAATCTTTATGCTTTAATTTTTTAGCAATAATTCCTCATTTACTGACTTAGAATTTTAATCTTTAGCTAATAAAAACTATTGACTTTGTAATAGTAATATCATATTATAGTAATTGTATTTTTCTAACTAAATACTTGCTTAAAGGTATGTAGTTGGAGCGCAGGGGACAATAGTCCTCTGCGCTGGACAAAACCAAATCCAACAAATGTCATCGCATCATTTTTAGACCAGTTTCTGTACAAACACCATCTAACGGTTTATCCCAAGCTTCAACAGGTAATTGCTCTAAATAGGCGAAGTCAAACGTAATTCCAATCGCAGGCTTTGACATCCATTCAGGACAACTAAGTAAGCGATCGTAGAAACCACCGCCGTAACCTAAGCGATATCCTTGAGTATCGCAAGCGATCGCCGGAACGAGAATTAAATCAACTTCGCTAACACTAATAAGCGGCGCGCGCGCGTGAGGTTCAGGAATGTTGTAAGCTCCTATTTGAACATCATCTCCTGCATTCCACAAATGCCAAGTCAGCGATTTATCAACACAGCGCGGTAAGCCCCAACTTTTGTTAATAGTAAATAGCCTGCTAAGCTCTGGTTCCTGACGAACACTGAAATAGCTAAGAACAGTTTTTGCTTGAAAAAATAAGGATGATGATTGCAGGTGAAAACAAATGCGATCGCTTTTTTCTTGCCACTCCTGCTGCGTCATCGATTGCCGCTTTTGCAGTAGCAAACGGCGTAACTTTGTTTTATGTGCCGCTTGACTCATCACTCTTGACTCTTGTATAGATGGAATTTCAGTTTGACCGATTAAGTTACTTGAAAATAAAGTTAGAACTGCAATTTCAGCGTTCAACACAAATATAGCGATCGATCGCTATAACGCATGCCTTTCAAAACATTCCCAGTGCAAGCCCATCACTACATTGCTCCAGAATGTCCGGTAAAAATCGCGGGTGGGCAAGTGCTAATAAAGGATTCATAGTATAGTCAATCGTTCGCGTTAATCTCTTCGCAAGCGTTTGGGGTTGCCATCTGCACCTTATGTACCGCAACTCATCAGTACTAGCGATGCAGTTAGAAAAGAGCAGCGTAGAATTTTCTCATTCACCCACACTTCCTCACATTTAAAGCAATGGTTAAACTAGCAAAATTTGCAATTACTACGAATAACCTGAGCGGGCGATCGCTTGAAACACCGTAAGTACTGTCCTCTCACTTTTCATCCAGTTTAATCACTAAAAATATTGAGCGGAAGCACCGCAGAAACAACATAGTTTGGCACGTCCACTAACTGCCCAATTCGCAAATCGACGGCGACGGCGGCAATAACTAAAGCTTGTTGTCTAGTGTAACTGTGTTGTTGCACTAAATAATCAATCATTTGCAATAAGGCATTGCGCGTTGCTAGTGTCAAATCTTCAGATAAATTTTCTAATGCTGCGGCTTTCGGGCTATCGAGATAGGCAAGATGTGGCGGTACTTCTCCTCGTGCTTTGAGTGGAATTCCTGTCGTTGCATAAAACTTGGTAGGTTCCGTTCGTTGCAATTGTATCCCGCCTTCAAACTGAGGGAACTTGACATATTCACCCAATCCTTTACGAATTTCAGTACGAACTGTAACGCGAGCAGCCATTTCAATTGCGGTTCCTGATACTTCACCATCGCCTTGAGCATAGTGAACGTCTCCACACCACAACCCACCACCTTCGACAAAACAGGGAAACAGCAAGGTTGTACCTACTTGCATTTGCTTGATATCCATATTGCCGCCAAACTCGCGGGGAGGAATCGTGCGTAATGCCTTGTCTTTGTAAAGTCCCTGTTCGCCAAACAAATCCGCAGGAATTGCCCCTGCGGCATTTGGTAACAAGACAAAACCTCCTGCTTGCGCAAGCTGCTGCTCGCGTGCCAAAGCTTTTTCAAGTTCCACTTCTCCTGGCAAAACACCAATCGAACCAGGAAAGGCACACATAGGAATTTTTACGCCAGGAATTTGCTCGGAGGTAGCACTCAAACGGTCTAATTGCCAATTAGCAATAAATGGTTCGCTAAATTGGTCGCGTAAAAATCCAAACCCAGGTACTATGACAGTGTAGCCGTACTCATCTGGCTCAATATCAACTAAAGTCACAGCTAACACGTCTCCCCGTTCGGCACCTTCGATATATACAGGTCCAGTCATGGGGTGAACTAAGTTGAGATCCGCACAAGCAACTTGCGCTGGAGTCGATTGCGGTGAGAATTGATTATCAAAAGCATCGCGAGTTTCAAAGACAATTAACTCACCAGGTTTAGCATGAGCTACAGGTTTTAGGGCTGGATGCAGTCGATTAAAACAATTTGGATCGTCTTTAGCTTGAAAACCAGTTCGCGAAATAAAAGTAACATTACTCATAATTTGAATTGCATTTAGTTTAGCTGCTCAAAAGCATGAGCTACCCGTAACACAGTGGTTTCATCCCAGTAGCGACCAACAAGCATCATTCCCACAGGTAATCCTGCTGACATTCCCGCATTGATTGAAAGTGCTGGATGTCCGGTAACGTCAAATGGTGCAGTGTTGGGCAACATTTCTAAAGCTCTAGCAATGCGTTCTTCGCGCGAAGCATCACTTGCAGGTAATTTAGTTGCTTTTAGCGGTAATGTCGGCATAACTAAGACATCGCACTCTTGTAGGGCAGCATCGTAAGTATTTTTCAGCAACCTTCCTAAGTTTTGGGCTTTCGCATAATAACGACCGTGATATTTATCTTGCATATATTGACCCGCAAGCAACACTAACTTTGTTGTTTCAGACAAATCATCAGCCCGACTTTGCCAACCGCGCGCGTAGACGTCTAACAAGCTTGTTGTATAGTGTCCTTTCCAATTGGTTCCCATGCTATTGCCCTTAACCATAAGCATCGTTGCACCTTCGGTAGCAATAGGAGTCCAAATATGCAAACCATCGCGGTGCATGGGAATTGAAATCTCACTGACTTTGCACCCTACTTTTTCTAAACGATAAGCAGCTTCCATGACGATTTCATCAACGTCAGCTTCGGATAATCCTGGAATGCCAAAACCTTCTTTCACAATT from Chroococcidiopsis sp. TS-821 encodes:
- a CDS encoding 5-formyltetrahydrofolate cyclo-ligase; protein product: MSQAAHKTKLRRLLLQKRQSMTQQEWQEKSDRICFHLQSSSLFFQAKTVLSYFSVRQEPELSRLFTINKSWGLPRCVDKSLTWHLWNAGDDVQIGAYNIPEPHARAPLISVSEVDLILVPAIACDTQGYRLGYGGGFYDRLLSCPEWMSKPAIGITFDFAYLEQLPVEAWDKPLDGVCTETGLKMMR
- a CDS encoding carbohydrate ABC transporter permease, producing the protein MSTIKAQPPLNQNQRTLARYVLMYGLLGAIAIVMLFPLLWLLSTAFKSSSENIFQFPPQLLPSQPTVENFVRVWQTNPFGRYLFNSTLVAMLTVTLNLLFCALAAYPLARLDFRGRDWIFTAIVATIMIPFQIVMIPLYILTVQLGMRNSYLGIIFPALASAFGIFLLRQAFQGVPKEMEEAARIDGCSELGLWWFVMLPAIRPALVTLAIFVFIGSWSDFLWPLIVIDRPEFYTLPLGVATLAGTFSLDWRLIAAGSVISIAPVILVFLLLQRYIVPTETASGVKG
- a CDS encoding acetamidase/formamidase family protein, with translation MSNVTFISRTGFQAKDDPNCFNRLHPALKPVAHAKPGELIVFETRDAFDNQFSPQSTPAQVACADLNLVHPMTGPVYIEGAERGDVLAVTLVDIEPDEYGYTVIVPGFGFLRDQFSEPFIANWQLDRLSATSEQIPGVKIPMCAFPGSIGVLPGEVELEKALAREQQLAQAGGFVLLPNAAGAIPADLFGEQGLYKDKALRTIPPREFGGNMDIKQMQVGTTLLFPCFVEGGGLWCGDVHYAQGDGEVSGTAIEMAARVTVRTEIRKGLGEYVKFPQFEGGIQLQRTEPTKFYATTGIPLKARGEVPPHLAYLDSPKAAALENLSEDLTLATRNALLQMIDYLVQQHSYTRQQALVIAAVAVDLRIGQLVDVPNYVVSAVLPLNIFSD